A single Biomphalaria glabrata chromosome 2, xgBioGlab47.1, whole genome shotgun sequence DNA region contains:
- the LOC106079623 gene encoding SUN domain-containing protein 1-like isoform X2, whose translation MSRRKIHGSSMLALSDDENDDTHDSVFINKYTIPEYGAPTTNPSTEPTGTVASHIQHGSKSKGRKILTSTPIQPHGDHHISAHDHYYEGMVLRSGSHVKGQRFLKDKQRFDKETLTKINFDKTEQSRLDKNSDDTAFIQAPASTRSSKDLGDYHDINSFSHQNRSHNVITTITTTTTTYEDMEDESDENKLRVDQSDTEKRKQKNQEYSHEQPLLVERRYDQSEQFRMNKQNKANEYLSDPMFLKRDGKNQYRLKHLYGLDKDEDISDIDDTDWGASHTAKTATSGSSSSTDTVTSRQTGSGVRRSSGLSPQYSNRERFTSTYTGSSGARRTPWYLLITTFFTSLSTAISESVSGAGFDQFVSSTANTLSTVLAPVRWLLRPLSSLASWLIVQSYTLLLWDIQAKHRKRRGCCCLLLPLLFLLPLFLLAGYYLHDAQQSAFNFISGAGQVIGSSLSYLWLTTSSDSKAVFREVPVPPVPVAYQSADIAQVNMTHIHQYIQQTVIQATAGKRDDRPVGLTREQVEDIVQVLLSAQMKGLTIDLNDKIESFKVLLAKDDVTLTTLETNLKGLQDEVKRASTIQLAMNEGFDNLKKSWESSQSKDSLDWQAAFEVQQQKLLDLSAQVASLSSQNAALTALVSNCCRNNTLTVDIVRAQTLAILSQMGTDGNGPLADLVNKATGQFVDRSELDVKLAALSSQIMDNLKVMLAAMEKESEVKNETVVQTALVGGLDEMTVKIIVEEALIQFSADRVGMPDFALESAGGSVLSVRCSETFYKKTALVSVFGIPLWYTSNSPRTVIQPNVNPGECWAFKGTSGYLVLQLSHPIQPTGFTLEHIPRSLSPKGDISSAPKEFTVFGLTSENDFQGINLGNYTYLDNGKPIQFFPVQNQSPRIFQHIELRILSNHGNKEYTCIYRFRVHGLP comes from the exons ATGTCTAGAAGAAAAATTCATGGTTCCTCCATGCTGGCTCTGAGTGATGATGAAAATGATGATACTCATGACAGTgtgtttattaataaatataccATCCCTGAATATGGAGCACCAACAACAAAT cCTTCAACAGAACCCACTGGCACAGTGGCATCACATATACAACATGGTAGCAAATCCAAAGgtagaaaaatattgacatctACGCCTATACAGCCTCATGGAGACCACCATATCTCAG CTCATGACCACTATTATGAAGGCATGGTGCTGCGTTCAGGAAGTCATGTCAAAGGACAACGTTTTTTAAAAGACAAGCAGAGATTTGACAAAGAAACTCTTACTAAGATAAACTTTGACAAAACAGAACAAAGTAGACTTGACAAAAACTCTGATGACACAGCCTTCATTCAAGCACCAGCAAGTACAAGGTCATCCAAAGACCTTGGGGATTATCATGACATTAACTCATTCTCACACCAAAATAGATCTCACAACGTAATAACTACCATCACAACAACCACCACAACTTATGAAGATATGGAAGATGAATCTGATGAGAACAAACTCAGAGTCGACCAATCAGACAcagaaaaaaggaaacaaaagaaTCAAGAGTACAGCCATGAACAACCTTTGCTGGTTGAGAGGAGATACGACCAATCAGAACAGTTTAGAATGAACAAACAGAACAAAGCTAATGAATATTTAAGTGATCCAATGTTTCTTAAAAGAGATGGAAAGAATCAGTACAGGCTGAAACATCTTTAtg GGTTGGATAAAGATGAGGATATATCAG ACATAGATGATACAGATTGGGGAGCTTCTCACACTGCTAAAACTGCTACTAGTGGTAGCTCCAGCTCTACTGACACAGTCACATCGCGGCAGACTGGCTCTGGTGTGAGACGGTCTAGTGGGCTTAGTCCCCAGTATTCCAATAGAGAGAGGTTTACTTCCACATACACAGGTTCATCTGGTGCCAGGAGAACACCATGGTATCTGTTGATCACCACATTCTTCACATCTTTAAGTACTGCTATCTCAGAGTCTGTCTCag GTGCTGGTTTTGATCAATTTGTCAGTTCAACAGCTAATACTCTGTCTACTGTACTAGCACCAGTGCGATGGTTGCTTAGACCATTGTCATCCTTAGCTAGCTGGCTAATTGTCCAGTCCTACACTTTACTTCTCTGGGACATTCAAGCTAAACACag aAAACGTCGAGGGTGTTGTTGTTTGCTGCTACCATTGTTGTTCTTGTTGCCTTTGTTTCTTTTAGCAG GTTACTATCTTCATGATGCCCAGCAAAGCGCCTTCAATTTCATATCTGGTGCAGGTCAGGTCATTGGGTCTTCATTATCTTACCTGTGGCTGACCACCAGCTCAGACAGCAAAGCTGTGTTCAGAGAG gtTCCTGTTCCTCCTGTACCAGTTGCATACCAAAGTGCAGACATTGCCCAAGTCAATATGACACATATTCACCAATACATTCAGCAAACTGTCATCCAGGCAACTGCAGGCAAGAGAGATGACAGACCAGTAGGATTAACCAGAGAGCAAGTGGAGGATATTGTGCAAGTACTACTATCTGCTCAGATGAAGGGATTGACCATTGACTTGAATGATAAAATAGAATCTTTCAAG GTTCTTTTAGCTAAAGATGATGTGACTCTGACTACATTAGAAACTAATCTCAAAGGTCTACAAGATGAAGTTAAACGTGCCTCAACTATTCAGCTG gcAATGAATGAAGGCTTTGACAACCTGAAGAAATCTTGGGAGAG TTCCCAGTCCAAAGATTCATTAGATTGGCAGGCTGCATTTGAAGTGCAACAACAGAAACTTCTTGATCTGTCTGCACAAGTTGCCAGCTTGTCTTCACAGAATGCTGCACTCACAGCTTTGGTCAGCAATTGCTGCAGAAACAACACATTGACTGTGGACATTGTACGAGCGCAGACTCTAGCCATTTTGTCACAG ATGGGAACAGATGGGAACGGTCCACTTGCAGATCTAGTGAACAAGGCTACAGGTCAGTTTGTTGACAGATCAGAATTGGATGTGAAGCTTGCAGCACTATCTTCCCAGATCATGGACAACTTGAAAGTCATGCTGGCAGCTATGGAAAAGGAATCAGAAGTAAAGAATGAAACTGTGGTTCAGACAGCACTTGTTGGTGGCTTAGATGAGATG aCTGTGAAAATTATTGTAGAAGAAGCATTGATTCAGTTTAGTGCTGATCGTGTTGGCATGCCTGATTTTGCCCTTGAATCTGCTG GTGGAAGTGTTTTAAGTGTGAGATGTTCTGAGACCTTCTACAAGAAAACAGCTCTAGTTAGTGTCTTTGGTATTCCTCTATGGTATACATCCAATTCGCCTCGCACAGTCATACAG CCAAATGTTAACCCTGGAGAGTGCTGGGCCTTTAAGGGCACCTCTGGCTACTTGGTCTTGCAGCTCTCCCATCCCATTCAGCCGACAGGATTCACATTAGAGCACATACCCAGAAGTTTATCTCCTAAAGGAGATATTAGTAGTGCCCCTAAAGAGTTTACTGTCTTT ggttTAACATCAGAAAATGATTTCCAAGGCATTAATTTGGGCAACTACACATACCTAGATAATGGCAAACCAATCCAGTTTTTTCCTGTTCAG AATCAAAGTCCTAGAATCTTTCAGCACATAGAGCTTAGAATTCTGAGTAACCATGGTAACAAAGAATACACATGTATTTATAGATTCAGAGTGCATGGCTTGccttga
- the LOC106079623 gene encoding uncharacterized protein LOC106079623 isoform X1 codes for MARSLPKSGFLKLNRSTSTSLTNNSSTDTAATAKNNKLTDIFSLSQTTATTPGGSKELTSVSFKDSFNSAAKSKVKSPIINVSEFFTSRDKIEYSEQLHASFKLENGHKSIEELTCDEIDDILPKTDYTYARTATYSPKYLNKKYISPNMSRRKIHGSSMLALSDDENDDTHDSVFINKYTIPEYGAPTTNPSTEPTGTVASHIQHGSKSKGRKILTSTPIQPHGDHHISAHDHYYEGMVLRSGSHVKGQRFLKDKQRFDKETLTKINFDKTEQSRLDKNSDDTAFIQAPASTRSSKDLGDYHDINSFSHQNRSHNVITTITTTTTTYEDMEDESDENKLRVDQSDTEKRKQKNQEYSHEQPLLVERRYDQSEQFRMNKQNKANEYLSDPMFLKRDGKNQYRLKHLYGLDKDEDISDIDDTDWGASHTAKTATSGSSSSTDTVTSRQTGSGVRRSSGLSPQYSNRERFTSTYTGSSGARRTPWYLLITTFFTSLSTAISESVSGAGFDQFVSSTANTLSTVLAPVRWLLRPLSSLASWLIVQSYTLLLWDIQAKHRKRRGCCCLLLPLLFLLPLFLLAGYYLHDAQQSAFNFISGAGQVIGSSLSYLWLTTSSDSKAVFREVPVPPVPVAYQSADIAQVNMTHIHQYIQQTVIQATAGKRDDRPVGLTREQVEDIVQVLLSAQMKGLTIDLNDKIESFKVLLAKDDVTLTTLETNLKGLQDEVKRASTIQLAMNEGFDNLKKSWESSQSKDSLDWQAAFEVQQQKLLDLSAQVASLSSQNAALTALVSNCCRNNTLTVDIVRAQTLAILSQMGTDGNGPLADLVNKATGQFVDRSELDVKLAALSSQIMDNLKVMLAAMEKESEVKNETVVQTALVGGLDEMTVKIIVEEALIQFSADRVGMPDFALESAGGSVLSVRCSETFYKKTALVSVFGIPLWYTSNSPRTVIQPNVNPGECWAFKGTSGYLVLQLSHPIQPTGFTLEHIPRSLSPKGDISSAPKEFTVFGLTSENDFQGINLGNYTYLDNGKPIQFFPVQNQSPRIFQHIELRILSNHGNKEYTCIYRFRVHGLP; via the exons AAGTCCTATTATTAACGTTAGTGAATTCTTCACTTCAAGAGATAAGATAGAGTATAGTGAACAGCTGCACGCCTCATTCAAATTAGAGAATGGTCACAAAAGTATTGAAGAGTTAACTTGCGATGAAATAGATGACAT ATTGCCAAAGACAGACTATACCTATGCAAGAAC AGCCACCTACAGCCCAAAATACTTGAACAAAAAGTACATCAGCCCAAACATGTCTAGAAGAAAAATTCATGGTTCCTCCATGCTGGCTCTGAGTGATGATGAAAATGATGATACTCATGACAGTgtgtttattaataaatataccATCCCTGAATATGGAGCACCAACAACAAAT cCTTCAACAGAACCCACTGGCACAGTGGCATCACATATACAACATGGTAGCAAATCCAAAGgtagaaaaatattgacatctACGCCTATACAGCCTCATGGAGACCACCATATCTCAG CTCATGACCACTATTATGAAGGCATGGTGCTGCGTTCAGGAAGTCATGTCAAAGGACAACGTTTTTTAAAAGACAAGCAGAGATTTGACAAAGAAACTCTTACTAAGATAAACTTTGACAAAACAGAACAAAGTAGACTTGACAAAAACTCTGATGACACAGCCTTCATTCAAGCACCAGCAAGTACAAGGTCATCCAAAGACCTTGGGGATTATCATGACATTAACTCATTCTCACACCAAAATAGATCTCACAACGTAATAACTACCATCACAACAACCACCACAACTTATGAAGATATGGAAGATGAATCTGATGAGAACAAACTCAGAGTCGACCAATCAGACAcagaaaaaaggaaacaaaagaaTCAAGAGTACAGCCATGAACAACCTTTGCTGGTTGAGAGGAGATACGACCAATCAGAACAGTTTAGAATGAACAAACAGAACAAAGCTAATGAATATTTAAGTGATCCAATGTTTCTTAAAAGAGATGGAAAGAATCAGTACAGGCTGAAACATCTTTAtg GGTTGGATAAAGATGAGGATATATCAG ACATAGATGATACAGATTGGGGAGCTTCTCACACTGCTAAAACTGCTACTAGTGGTAGCTCCAGCTCTACTGACACAGTCACATCGCGGCAGACTGGCTCTGGTGTGAGACGGTCTAGTGGGCTTAGTCCCCAGTATTCCAATAGAGAGAGGTTTACTTCCACATACACAGGTTCATCTGGTGCCAGGAGAACACCATGGTATCTGTTGATCACCACATTCTTCACATCTTTAAGTACTGCTATCTCAGAGTCTGTCTCag GTGCTGGTTTTGATCAATTTGTCAGTTCAACAGCTAATACTCTGTCTACTGTACTAGCACCAGTGCGATGGTTGCTTAGACCATTGTCATCCTTAGCTAGCTGGCTAATTGTCCAGTCCTACACTTTACTTCTCTGGGACATTCAAGCTAAACACag aAAACGTCGAGGGTGTTGTTGTTTGCTGCTACCATTGTTGTTCTTGTTGCCTTTGTTTCTTTTAGCAG GTTACTATCTTCATGATGCCCAGCAAAGCGCCTTCAATTTCATATCTGGTGCAGGTCAGGTCATTGGGTCTTCATTATCTTACCTGTGGCTGACCACCAGCTCAGACAGCAAAGCTGTGTTCAGAGAG gtTCCTGTTCCTCCTGTACCAGTTGCATACCAAAGTGCAGACATTGCCCAAGTCAATATGACACATATTCACCAATACATTCAGCAAACTGTCATCCAGGCAACTGCAGGCAAGAGAGATGACAGACCAGTAGGATTAACCAGAGAGCAAGTGGAGGATATTGTGCAAGTACTACTATCTGCTCAGATGAAGGGATTGACCATTGACTTGAATGATAAAATAGAATCTTTCAAG GTTCTTTTAGCTAAAGATGATGTGACTCTGACTACATTAGAAACTAATCTCAAAGGTCTACAAGATGAAGTTAAACGTGCCTCAACTATTCAGCTG gcAATGAATGAAGGCTTTGACAACCTGAAGAAATCTTGGGAGAG TTCCCAGTCCAAAGATTCATTAGATTGGCAGGCTGCATTTGAAGTGCAACAACAGAAACTTCTTGATCTGTCTGCACAAGTTGCCAGCTTGTCTTCACAGAATGCTGCACTCACAGCTTTGGTCAGCAATTGCTGCAGAAACAACACATTGACTGTGGACATTGTACGAGCGCAGACTCTAGCCATTTTGTCACAG ATGGGAACAGATGGGAACGGTCCACTTGCAGATCTAGTGAACAAGGCTACAGGTCAGTTTGTTGACAGATCAGAATTGGATGTGAAGCTTGCAGCACTATCTTCCCAGATCATGGACAACTTGAAAGTCATGCTGGCAGCTATGGAAAAGGAATCAGAAGTAAAGAATGAAACTGTGGTTCAGACAGCACTTGTTGGTGGCTTAGATGAGATG aCTGTGAAAATTATTGTAGAAGAAGCATTGATTCAGTTTAGTGCTGATCGTGTTGGCATGCCTGATTTTGCCCTTGAATCTGCTG GTGGAAGTGTTTTAAGTGTGAGATGTTCTGAGACCTTCTACAAGAAAACAGCTCTAGTTAGTGTCTTTGGTATTCCTCTATGGTATACATCCAATTCGCCTCGCACAGTCATACAG CCAAATGTTAACCCTGGAGAGTGCTGGGCCTTTAAGGGCACCTCTGGCTACTTGGTCTTGCAGCTCTCCCATCCCATTCAGCCGACAGGATTCACATTAGAGCACATACCCAGAAGTTTATCTCCTAAAGGAGATATTAGTAGTGCCCCTAAAGAGTTTACTGTCTTT ggttTAACATCAGAAAATGATTTCCAAGGCATTAATTTGGGCAACTACACATACCTAGATAATGGCAAACCAATCCAGTTTTTTCCTGTTCAG AATCAAAGTCCTAGAATCTTTCAGCACATAGAGCTTAGAATTCTGAGTAACCATGGTAACAAAGAATACACATGTATTTATAGATTCAGAGTGCATGGCTTGccttga